In a genomic window of Rhododendron vialii isolate Sample 1 chromosome 12a, ASM3025357v1:
- the LOC131310988 gene encoding uncharacterized protein LOC131310988, with product MAEEKIAIPANPEKIEVKSNHTRRNSTGNLLISKEGLKILPRYLRASLGSCHDFCKYGVEDSLEKKARSPIPRQITERSGDGQDQVKDVNLEERKNKLQIKPKALPDSKSLTNKKHHQVIKKEAQVSAKKVAVSSKRFSLPGNIMDICAEHIADLRPKPVEIKPSSSSTLANISSRRYDHISMSKAVGVLQESPVGGSRNGGKSHFNASKEMKLPKSRKKEDFAPPAVSLSFRPSIKREFSAKSGNDKDLKNVSRVQDNGRKADCKKTIDQNIPEKTLYVIERKLQNPTENVIDATRFSQSLYPSFEDKKFECDRNGIHSSRSPPSFENKQLRDSRNGGHATCPSSSSPLSTYKNGLRRTQIGNHKTPPSSPIPKTVKSDKSEPFSGGSIKTKRVGIVSLDDKVGSLEKINFRRGKADDVLSKTTSPRKLRFKQRRVLCENQNGKADSELRSLKEVVAVDDLSGSKTEPMEVVLKHQDVEGKKWGQNLFNNVIEETASKLVQNRKSKVRALVDAFETVISLQDTKSSATTNVYRVA from the coding sequence ATGGCTGAGGAGAAAATTGCAATCCCTGCAAACCCAGAGAAAATTGAGGTCAAAAGTAATCATACAAGGAGGAACTCCACTGGAAACTTGCTTATTTCAAAAGAAGGATTGAAGATCCTACCACGTTATCTCAGGGCTTCTTTGGGTTCTTGCCATGATTTTTGCAAGTACGGGGTAGAAGACAGCCTCGAGAAAAAGGCAAGGAGTCCCATACCAAGACAAATTACAGAAAGATCAGGCGATGGCCAAGATCAGGTCAAAGATGTAAACCTagaggagagaaaaaataaactgCAAATCAAGCCAAAGGCTTTACCTGATTCTAAAAGCCTAACGAATAAAAAACACCACCAAGTCATAAAGAAAGAAGCTCAAGTATCAGCCAAGAAGGTTGCTGTTTCTTCGAAACGGTTCTCATTGCCTGGAAACATAATGGATATTTGTGCAGAACATATTGCTGATCTAAGGCCAAAACCTGTGGAAATAAAGCCATCTTCTTCCTCAACACTGGCAAATATAAGCAGTAGACGATACGATCATATCAGTATGAGCAAAGCAGTTGGAGTTCTCCAAGAGAGTCCAGTGGGAGGTTCAAGAAATGGAGGGAAGAGTCATTTCAACGCAAGCAAGGAAATGAAGCTGCCCAAAtctagaaagaaagaagattttGCGCCACCggctgtttctctttctttcagaCCGTCTATCAAAAGAGAATTCAGTGCAAAATCTGGAAATGATAAGGACCTGAAAAACGTGTCTCGTGTGCAAGATAATGGTAGAAAAGCTGATTGCAAAAAAACAATTGACCAAAATATTCCAGAAAAGACGTTGTATGTCATTGAAAGGAAGCTGCAGAACCCAACAGAAAATGTTATTGATGCCACTCGCTTCTCTCAGTCCCTATATCCATCCTTTGAGGACAAAAAGTTTGAATGTGATCGGAATGGGATACATAGTTCTAGGTCACCCCCATCTTTTGAGAACAAGCAATTGAGAGATAGCCGAAATGGTGGTCATGCCACATGTCCATCTTCATCATCTCCTCTCTCTACTTATAAGAACGGTTTGAGACGTACTCAAATTGGCAATCACAAGACTCCACCATCTTCTCCTATACCCAAGACTGTGAAAAGTGACAAAAGTGAGCCTTTCTCCGGAGGCTCTATCAAGACTAAAAGGGTTGGGATAGTTAGCTTGGACGATAAAGTTGGCTCGCTTGAGAAGATCAATTTCAGGAGGGGCAAGGCAGATGATGTCCTTTCTAAGACCACTAGTCCAAGGAAACTCAGATTCAAGCAAAGAAGAGTCTTGTGTGAGAACCAAAATGGAAAAGCCGATTCTGAACTGAGGAGCTTGAAAGAAGTAGTTGCAGTTGATGACTTAAGTGGTTCTAAAACTGAACCAATGGAAGTTGTCCTCAAACACCAGGATGTAGAAGGAAAGAAATGGGGTCAGAACTTATTTAACAATGTGATAGAAGAAACAGCAAGCAAACTTGTCCAGAACAGGAAGAGTAAGGTCAGGGCTTTGGTCGATGCTTTTGAAACTGTGATCTCGCTCCAGGATACCAAATCCTCGGCAACAACTAATGTATACAGAGTTGCTTAA